A genomic stretch from Triplophysa dalaica isolate WHDGS20190420 chromosome 4, ASM1584641v1, whole genome shotgun sequence includes:
- the LOC130418992 gene encoding transmembrane protein 272-like isoform X2, translating to MEDRNLLQNIPKPPKPSTPVLIISKLFVVVLPIAQVSIGGIHLNDCPKQPYIPIYLVVSGVFALVLGLLSCLPCTQEPEDGTQTPLSGLCTAWNSLVSLFLFCWFIAGNVWIYSIYQPSYTPDTDQYCNKTLYLFAFWTTTLVYIFLGMVFVGGCCMLFCMCLCGRGSGNADNDV from the exons atggaagACAGAAACTTACTGCAGAATATCCCTAAACCACCCAAACCCAGCACACCTGTACTTA TAATCTCCAAACTCTTTGTGGTTGTTTTGCCCATTGCTCAGGTTTCAATAG GTGGGATTCATCTCAACGACTGTCCGAAGCAGCCATACATCCCCATTTATCTGGTGGTGTCAGGTGTGTTTGCACTAGTCTTGGGTCTGTTGTCCTGCCTGCCATGCACTCAGGAGCCAGAAGATGGTACCCAAACTCCTCTAAGCGGCCTCTGCACTGCTTGGAATTCACTGGTGTCGCTGTTTCTCTTCTGCTGGTTTATCGCTG GTAATGTATGGATCTACTCTATTTACCAGCCTAGTTACACCCCTGACACAGACCAATACTGCAACAAGACACTGTATCTGTTTGCTTTTTGGACCACCACATTGGTATATATTTTCCTGGGCATGGTCTTTGTAGGGGGTTGCTGTATGTTgttctgcatgtgtttgtgtggaagaGGGAGTGGAAATGCAGACAATGATGTATAA
- the LOC130418992 gene encoding transmembrane protein 272-like isoform X1 has product MIENKGQSERKKMEDRNLLQNIPKPPKPSTPVLIISKLFVVVLPIAQVSIGGIHLNDCPKQPYIPIYLVVSGVFALVLGLLSCLPCTQEPEDGTQTPLSGLCTAWNSLVSLFLFCWFIAGNVWIYSIYQPSYTPDTDQYCNKTLYLFAFWTTTLVYIFLGMVFVGGCCMLFCMCLCGRGSGNADNDV; this is encoded by the exons ATGATCGAAAATAAAG GTcaaagtgaaagaaaaaaaatggaagACAGAAACTTACTGCAGAATATCCCTAAACCACCCAAACCCAGCACACCTGTACTTA TAATCTCCAAACTCTTTGTGGTTGTTTTGCCCATTGCTCAGGTTTCAATAG GTGGGATTCATCTCAACGACTGTCCGAAGCAGCCATACATCCCCATTTATCTGGTGGTGTCAGGTGTGTTTGCACTAGTCTTGGGTCTGTTGTCCTGCCTGCCATGCACTCAGGAGCCAGAAGATGGTACCCAAACTCCTCTAAGCGGCCTCTGCACTGCTTGGAATTCACTGGTGTCGCTGTTTCTCTTCTGCTGGTTTATCGCTG GTAATGTATGGATCTACTCTATTTACCAGCCTAGTTACACCCCTGACACAGACCAATACTGCAACAAGACACTGTATCTGTTTGCTTTTTGGACCACCACATTGGTATATATTTTCCTGGGCATGGTCTTTGTAGGGGGTTGCTGTATGTTgttctgcatgtgtttgtgtggaagaGGGAGTGGAAATGCAGACAATGATGTATAA
- the LOC130418991 gene encoding uncharacterized protein LOC130418991 gives MSWGGSFQLMQTLRKSPAVLRRFRQDRAQALSHGDPLFKVHYLGTEKIYSLDVEQATEAIVRLLEKSPVAAALDKLGKEHALVVRPRYVEVKEISTGRQLTKTYLKDIAYCAADTTRPNVFLYICKQRGQQLQCRVFWCSRPDRARDMTACLARYFQSALNDLLEDETNHTKEEESKKDGKPFPTTGQSKSSTLPADLRRGQWRKRSPLRELMRRTSISD, from the exons ATGTCTTGGGGCGGCTCATTCCAACTCATGCAAACTCTGAGGAAATCTCCTGCTGTTCTCCGCCGGTTCCGCCAGGATCGAGCCCAAGCCCTCTCCCACGGGGACCCCCTTTTCAAAGTGCATTACCTCGGCACCGAGAAGATCTACTCCCTCGATGTAGAACAGGCTACCGAGGCCATAGTCCGCTTACTGGAGAAATCGCCAGTTGCAGCCGCGTTAGACAAACTAGGCAAGGAACATGCTCTTGTCGTCCGGCCTCGCTACGTAGAGGTCAAGGAGATCAGCACAGGCCGGCAGCTCACTAAAACCTATCTCAAGGACATTGCTTATTGTGCGGCTGACACAACCAGACCCAATGTGTTTCTGTATATCTGTAAGCAGCGAGGCCAACAGCTGCAATGCAGAGTGTTCTGGTGTAGCAGACCAGACCGGGCAAGAGATATGACTGCCTGCTTAGCCAGATACTTCCAGAGTGCTTTGAATGACTTGTTGGAGGATGAGACCaatcacacaaaagaagaagaaagcaAGAAGGATGGAAAGCCATTTCCGACAACGGGACAAAGCAAAAGCTCCACACTACCAGCAGACCTGAGGAGAG GTCAGTGGCGGAAGCGAAGTCCTCTGAGAGAGCTGATGAGAAGAACTAGTATCAGTGACTGA